Part of the Virgibacillus natechei genome is shown below.
CATAACGACGATAGAATGCCCAAACTACTGCTGCTAGAATCGTCAACGTTACAATTTCCTGGAAAAACACAAAGCCAGGATAGAAAATACCAAATGGTAAGTGATTACCTGGTGATAACCCTTTCACGAAAAAATCTATCGCACCAAATTGTACAAGAATAAAGCCATAAAACATCATGACGTGAATGATACCTGATTTTTTATCCTTTAAAAGCTTTGATTGTCCAAAAACTATGGTAACCACTCTACGTATTCGTTCTTTGAGTGCCCATTCAAACTCCGTTTTTTGACCAAGTCTAATATAGGAAACTCTTGTCGCTACAACTTTAGCGAATAAGTATAACGCGTAACTTGTTATGGCTATAAACGCCAACCAGTTAATCAACAAAAATGTATCCATCCGTGCTCCCCCTTTTAATCTAGTTTAACCGAAAATGATAACGATTGCATTTTTCGGAAAATAAAATATACATCTATAGTAAACGATGAATGATCATTCAGTCAACCTAATTTTAGGAATGTTTAACGAGTTACACAGGATTTCGAGATTCGATAACAGATCCGAATTGATTGGAGCGGTGAATTTGTTATCCAATCTCTTTCCTCTGAAAAGTTACTTTTATTATAGCGTGCATTCAATGAGGATAAACAGACCGATTTAGCCATGACACGTAACGATACTTTGTCGAAGGTCCTCACTCGTTGTGTCATTTGGCTCTTTTCGTAAATATTATTGCTTTTAAACCTTCGTAGTTGTTATAAAATTCGACGTAACTGCTATGTTGATTTCCGCTCCGGGCAGTCGCTTTCCGCGGGCACGGCTTTGCCCTGGCAAAGGGTATGTCGACGTTGTTCGCAAAGAACGGTTTTAGTCGACCTTCCTTAGGAGAGTCTTGTGGGGTCTTCAGACTCGTGCTTTTCCCGCAGGAGTCGACTGCCCGGAGCTCCAATCAACCACCGGAAGAGTGCAAGCATTTGTTTAAATTAATCAAACAATATATTTTTAGAAGCAGAAAAACACAACACCCAGCGGAGGAAATACATGGAGACTCCGGCGGGAGGAAAGGCCTAGGCGAGACCCCGGAGTGCGTTAGCACGAGGAGGCTCACCAGCCGCCCGCGGAAAGCGGAATGTATTTCCGTAGCGAGTATAAAAAGCATCACTCTAGCCTGTCATTTCACCAAACTTTGGGACGTCCTATTCGTTTACATTTTTTCAGGTGCTGAAACGCCAAGTAATCCTAGTGCATTGTGCAGTGTAATGCGTACAGATTTCATAAGCGCAATGCGTGCTTGCGTTTGTTCTCTGTTGCTATCATCCAGTACTTTTTCCGCGTTATAGAAGCTATGCAGTAAGGTTGCCAGGTCAAAGACGTATTGCGTAATTTTGTGTGGCGTGTGTTTCTGTGCAGCATCCGCTACCGTTTGCGGGAATTCACCGAGTTTCTTTAGAAGATCTATTTCTTTCTCAGCAGTTAGCAGTGTCGCGTCATAATCTCCATCTACCTGAAACCCTTTGCTCTCCGCTTGCTTTAACATCGTACAAATTCTCGCATGTGCATATTGCACATAATATACAGGGTTATCATTGGTTTCAGAACGAGCTAAATCCATATCAAAGTCGAGTTGCGAGTCATTGGAACGCGCCATGAAAAAGTAGCGGGTCGCATCAATACCAACTTCATCCATTAGTTCACGCAAGGAAACAGCATTTCCTGAACGTTTGCTCATCTTCTGTTTTTCACCTTTTTCAAACAGATTGACCATTTGAATAATCTTCACATCAAATTGTTCTACGGGATAACCTAGTGCTTGAATCGCCGCACGCATTCTTGGGACGTATCCATGATGATCCGCTCCCCATACATTTATAATCTTATCAAAACCTCTGTCTAGTTTATTTTGATGATAAGCAATATCTGGTGTTAGATACGTATAATTACCGTCCTGTTTTATAAGTACTCGGTCTTTATCATCACCAAATTCACTTGAGCGGAACCACGTAGCTCCGTCTTTCTCGTATGTGTAATTCCCTTCATCCAATACCTTTAACGTATCTTTTATCTTGTCTTCTTTATATAAAGACATTTCAGAGAACCAATTGTCAAACTGAACACCGAACGCTGCCAGATCTTCTTCAATTCCACCCAGTGCAGCCTTCAATCCATATTCCTTAAAAAATTCCAACCGCTCTACATCTTCTGCATCTGCCCATTTATCGCCATATTCGGTGGCTAACGTTTTACCGATTTCGATAATATCTTTCCCTCGATAACCGTTTTCTGGCATTTCCACATCTTTATCCAACGCCTGTAAGTAACGAGCCTCGACGGATAGGGCTAGGTTATCAATTTGATTACCAGCGTCATTGATATAATATTCACGTTCCACATTATAACCAGCCGCTGCAAAAACATTGCATAATACATCACCAAAAGCCGCGCCTCGTGCATGGCCAAGGTGCAGTTCGCCTGTAGGGTTAACAGAGACAAATTCAACCTGAACCTTCTCCCCTTTACCGGTATTGGTTTGCCCGTAAGTATCGGCACCTTGTAAGATAGTAGGAATAACATCACCGAGAAAATCATTTTTCATAAAAAAGTTAATGAATCCAGGCCCTGCAATTTCCACTTTTTCAATCGAAGCTTTGGATTGGTCCAAATGTTCTACAATATCATCCGCAATTTGACGAGGTGCTTTTTTTGCAATGCGTGCAAGCTGCATCGCGATATTGGTCGCAAAATCACCATGCGCTTTATCTTTTGGTTTTTCTAATAGGATTGTAGGCAGTTCCTCAGCTGTTGCAAGCTCTGCTTGAATGACGGAATGAGCTATTTGTTGCTTCAATGTATCTTCTGTTTGTTCCAAGACGTTCATTACGAACCCTCCTCCATAAATGTTAATGCAAGTTCATGCTTTCGTTCTTCCTGTCCGTTTAATTTTACGCTGTAGGAAATCCCTAAATATCCGTTATCTGTTTCATATAACGGCTGATAGTTAATGGAATTTGTATATGTTTCCATATGAATGACTCCATACGGGTGCTTGTAGACATTTTCAGTCGTTTGGTTGGGGAGAAACTGTTGGTTCATTTTGACCTCACCCGTCCGCTTGATATTTACCTTTCCACTTTGTATCGTGAGTAGATTTTTGGTCGTCACGTTCTCTTCCTCTGTTTCTTCCTCAAATATAATCACATCAAGATTACCTTTTTGATAAAGCGTTCCAGGATGTTTTATCGTATTGTACTCCATTTGCCCATTGTCTTCAATGGTCGTACGGAGTTCTACCTCGACAGGTATTTCTTGTGAACTCATATTATCGCTCCTGCTTCCGAAATAATCATATATTGTCTTATTATAGCGATAAATGTGGGATGGACGCTACCATTTTTTTAAAATAAGTTTATTTATCTTTATCTTTTCCCATAATGTGAGTAATGCAGACATATATTGGAGCTAATCATTATGAGAAAGAATTTCATGAAACGGAAAATGAACCGATTTATTTTCAAAATAGGAATAGGTACTTTTATATTGATTATTAGCTGTGTATTAGGTATCTATTTTATCAGTTTTCTATTAGGTCCACCAGAATTAACGAACGAACAGAATACGGTTTACTATAGCAATAATGGTGAAATCATTGGCGAAGAACAGGGAACAGAAAACAGGCATTGGATAGATTTAGAAGATATGTCTGAGGAATTCATCCATGCAACATTATTGATCGAGGACCAGCATTTCTATAACCATATTGGGTTTGATTTCAGGCGCATTACCCGGGCTGTATTACGTAATATTCAATCGATGTCTCTAAAAGAAGGTGCAAGTACAGTAACGCAACAGTACGCACGAAATTTATTTTTATCACATGATAAAACATGGTCACGGAAATTAAAAGAAGCCTTTTATACCATTCGACTGGAGATGTTTTATTCAAAGGACGAGATCTTAGAAGGTTACTTAAATACCATCTATTTTGGTCATGGTGCATATGGAATCGAAACAGCCAGTGACCACTTCTTTCATAAATCTGCTAAGGAATTATCCCTAGCTGAATCTGCTATGTTAGCAGCAATACCGAATGGGCCGACCTATTTTTCTCCTCTAAACAATGAAACGAATGCGACGAATCGTCAAAATCAGATCTTGGGTCTCATGCACGCTGAAGATCTGATCAGCGAGCAGGATTACCAAGCTGCGACAGAAGAGGTGCTCGTTTATTCTGAACAAACGGAGCGAAACACAGATTCGATTGGCCCCCATTTCCAAGATACCGTTCTAAAAGAAGCTGCAGCTATTTTAGAGCTTGATGCTGAATTCATTCGGTCTGGTGGATTTCAAATACATACAACACTGGATGTTGATCAACAAAATCATCTGGAAAACCAAATTCAATCGGAAATGGATACGGATAGCGATATTGAGATTGGAGCCATGGCAATGAATCCTGATACAGGAGCCATACAGGCTTTGGCCGGAGGAAAAGCTTATGAATCAAGTAGTTTTAACCGAGCAATAGATGCCAAACGGATGCCGGCATCTACCTTTAAGCCTTTTTTATATTACGCTGCTCTTCATCATGGATACACGCCCAGCACCATGCTAACGAGCAAGCCAACTGAATTTGTGCTTGAAGATGGTGAGGTTTATCAGCCAAGCAACTTCAATGATAACTATGCAAATGAACCAATTACACTCGCACAAGCATTAGCATTATCGGACAATGTCTATGCCGTGAAAACAAATATGTTTTTAGGTGCCCAGACATTAGTTGATACGGCCAGGGAATTTGGCTTTACCAGTGACTTACCAGCTGTTCCATCACTTGCACTTGGAACTGCTACTGTTTCCGTTGAAGAAATGGTTAAGGGTTATGGAATGCTGGCTAACGGTGGCCACGAAATTTCCAGTCATACCATTGATAAAATAATGGATCGGGACGGAGAAATCGTTTTTGAAAAGGACAACGAGGAAAACGAACCAGTGCTTGATCCACAGAAGGCTTTTATTTTAACGCACCTATTAACGGGAATGTTTGATTCAGAATTAGACGGTTACATGCCTGTCACGGGATCCCCTATTGTAGATGACCTTACACGAACGTATGCTGGAAAGTCTGGTACGACAAATTCTGATAGCTGGATGATTGGGTACAGTCCATCACTCGTTACAGGAGTATGGACAGGCTATGACGATAATCGAAACATGGAAATTGTCGCAGAATCCGCCTATGCACGAAGTATATGGAGTGCATTTATGGAGGCAACCCATGAAGGAATGGAACAGGAAAGCTTTCATATCCCTTCCGGCGTAGTGGGTGTTCCGATTGACCCTGAAACAGGTCATCGAGCGACGCCTGATTGCAATTCAAGTCGGGTCATGTATTTTGAAGTAGGGACAGAACCTCAGAGCTTTTGTTCCGAGCACCATCATGAAAACCAGGAAAATGAAGATGAACGGGGTATCTTTGAGCAATGGTTTGAGCTGTTTTATTAGCATGTTTTAGAAAAAATTGGCTTATCACCAAGTCTTCGTTCCGTATGCAAATAGAGTAGTTTCCTATGAAGCCAAAAAAAGAGGCCGACAATCAAGCTAAACGCTGATTGTCGGCTTCCTTTTTGTCCTAGTAATACATGAGTAAGCCCATGTATTAACATTTTACAAAGTTTTACTAGAAATCACAAGATATCTGCAAATGATTCATTAATTAGACACAAATTAGTCATGATTTAAAGAATTTACTCTGGTAATGCTTGCTTTAATTCATCGGTTGAATTGGCCCACATTTCCTCATTAAATTCAACAAGAAAATCCTTTAGTAATTTTTTCGACTGGTCATCCATATGCTCTACAATGATTTTCCCTTTCAATGATTTTTCCATATGGGTAACGTGCTGTGGCATTGATTTATAAGCGCGTTTTATCGAACGATCAACTACGAATTCACTACCCGCTACACCAGCGTAAAAAGGGCCATTTTCATTACGTTCTACATTGACCCAAACGAACCAATACAATGTACCATTTGGAACTTCATCACGGTCTGGAACTACCTTTACACGTCGTTCCACTTTGCTGCGCGCATGCATAACGTCCATATCTACATACGCCTCACCTTCCGTTGGGCTAATAATAACGGGTGACATGTTCTCTAGACTAACGGTGCCTGCACCATAACCACCATGTCCATCTGTTGAGTCATCTTTTATAATGGTAAAGGCGTTTTTCTTTTTCGGTTCATCTAAACTCATAGCAGGAATCCTCCTCAAATTTCAGTTTTTTTCATTGTAGCATACGTGCCTAAGCTATTCACATATTGACTCTAGTGTTTCACTTTTTTGATGAAATTTAAAGCATCCTGCATTTCCTCATCCGTGTATTGCTGCTTCGGTTTAATAGCATGTACTTTTTCTATCGTTTCATGTACAGGCAAATCTTCAAAATAAAGCATGGTTGCAACAAGTTCTAAAAACCTGGACGTACGATTTTGCAACATTTCCACCTGCTCAGAAATATCGGGCATATCTACATGAAATTGATCCAAAAACGCCTCGCCTGCAGGATTGATTGTATACTGATATTGAGAATAGTTGCTTTTATCCTGTTTCTCTTCGCCGATAAAACCTAAATTGCAAAGTTCTTCAATCCGCAATGTTAACTCCTCCGAATAGGGGCCATAGAAATGGAAATGATATTTTTCTTCAAAAGGTACATGGCTTTTCTGTAAAATATAGATCATTTTTTGCATTTTTTTCCTACCCGTAACCTCTTTTGCCACTGAAAAAAACTGCATCAACCTCGCATGATTAGTCATCATTTTCTATCTCTCCCCGTTCATTCAGAATTTCTTTAATTCGCCGCTTCATACGTTCATCGCTCAGCCCATCCAATAAATCCTTTGGAAAATAAAGTTTGTGATCGGTGCGTTTTTTCCCTGAAATAGCATCCACAATATCCGAGTTTCTGGATAACTCTTTTAATTCATCATTTGGCATTTGTAGGTGTATGGGCAGACGCTCTTCTTCCTCTCCTGGACGGTAAAAATCATACGGAAGATCGGACGAAGAATCGACAACCAAATAATACTCCGGATCAATACCAGCATGCTGAAATAGCTGATAAAGTTCCTTCCACTCTTGCATCTGCATATTTGGGTTAAATTCAATATATTTAAATAGTCGGCGATTCATAAATCGTTCGCATAAATCGCGTAAAATCCCATCTGCTTCCTCCTGCCACATTTGGAAATAGTAATGTACAATGGTTTCATCTAGCTTGAGGTATTCTTCAAGTGTCACATTTCCCGTGAAAAAAGACAGAAAATGTGTCGGCTCAAGCTTAAAAATATAATCATCCGCTTCATATAAATGCTTCGCACGGTGTAAAATTCGTGATAAAATCACTTCTGCACTTCTCGTCACCGGATGAAAATATACTTGCCAATACATTTGGTAACGACTCATGATATAGTCCTCCACCGCGTGCATACCCGTCGATTTAATAACCACTTGATCATCAATCGGACGCATGACTCGTAAAATTCGTTCCATATCAAAATGCCCATAGCTTACACCAGTGAAATAAGCGTCACGTTGTAAATAATCCATTCGATCGGCATCGATCTGGCTTGAAATGAGGCTGACAACTAATTTGTCTTCATATGTCTTGGCAATCACATCTGCCACTTTTTGTGCAAAACCTGTACTTACACGCTCCAGCACTTTATTAACCTTTGTTTCGCCTAAAATGATACGTTGTGTAAAGTCCTCATGATCCAATTTAAAAACATTTTCAAAGGAATGCGAAAATGGACCATGTCCCAAATCATGCAACAGTGCTGCACATAAACTAAGCAGGCGCTCGTCCTCATTCCAATGAGGCCGATCCTCGAAATTGTGAATGATTCGCCTCACAATCTCATAAACGCCAAGTGAATGATTGAACCGGCTGTGTTCCGCGCCATGGAATGTGTAATTCGTTGTGCCAAGCTGCTTAATTCGGCGTAGACGCTGGAATTCTGGCGTGGCAATCAGATCCCAGATAACTCGATCTTTTACGTGAACATACCGATGGACAGGATCCTTAAACACTTTTTCCTCATTTAATTGTTCATCTTTATATGCCATCTATTTCTCATCCCGTTTCTTTATAGACCTTTTTATTTAGTATATAATAGATGAACAAATGAAAAAAGAAATTACAAGGAGTTCATTATGAAAAATTGGAAAGAAATCATTAGCCATACAACATTTCGGTACCTTGATCACTCAAATAAAAATAATTTTCATCAGGAAGCATACACCGCATTAACATCTTTTGCCGTGGATGATGCATTAGTACTTTCTGTCAGCGATAAGAAAACACCTCCTGCCATCCGTTTATGGGTCCATCCGGATACCATTGTTCTAGGAATACCGGACGCGCGACTTCCTTATGTTGAAGAAGGCATTAAACTGCTTAGCGAGCAAGGACATCATGTAGTCGTTCGAAATTCTGGTGGCCTTGCGGTTGCACTGGACGCAGGTGTTTTAAATATTTCACTTATTTTATCCGGTGTGAAACATATTTCCATTTATGACTGCTATGAAGCGATGGTCAGCTTTGTGCAATATATGCTGCGTGACGTAACGGATGAGATTGAAGCCTATGAAATTATTGGCTCCTACTGTCCGGGTGATTATGATTTAAGTATTAATGGAAAAAAATTCGCCGGCATATCCCAGCGCCGTATAAAAGACGGTGCTTCCATACAAATTTATTTGGACGTGGAAGGAAACAGCCAGGAACGTGCTGCCTTATTACGTGATTTTTATACTGTTAGTAAACAAAATGAAGAGACAAAATTCGACTATCCAACCGTGAATCCGGAAGTCATGGCTTCCCTATCCGAATTATTAGGAGAGCATATCACGGTGGAAGATATGAAAAAGCGTGTCTATCATGCTTTGGATGATTTTAGTGAGGAGATTGTCCAGACTAATTTTTCGGAGGATGAACTGGCAGCATTTGAAAAACGGCTGGAGCAAATGAAGAAGCGGAATGAGCGTATTGCTGGGATGCAATAGTACATGGTTGGTGCGACAATATAGTAAGAGCGTGTTTTGATCATTTTTTTCAAAACACGCTCTTTTTAATTGATCATTTATCAAGTAATAACGTTTAATCCAGCACGATAAAGGATATATCTTGCTAGTAGTAGCGTTGAAAGATGAGCATCTATCGAGTAAATGCTTTTCTTTTTGGACAAGTTTCATACCATTGAATAACGAAACGACGCAAAAGAAAGGAGCGTTTATATTGTTTGGACTATTTGACTTATTGCGGTTAGTTATGGCTGCTCTTGTTATTTTACCTATTACAGCAATTATCCGGGAAAGCGGCTATTACATTGCAGCTACTTTACTTGGAGCAAAGGAAAAAAAGCTTATTGTCGGGAGCGGGCCTACCCTGTTCACATTGCCGACTATAGAGGTTCGCCGCTATTTTTTCATGTATAGCTGGATGGAATATGAAGAATTGCATCCAAGTAATCGATTTTGGCATGGCATTATTTATGTCTCCCCTATTTTTGGTCCATTACTTCTCGGTATACTTATTAATACACTGTTGGCACAGGAAGTACTTCCAAACAATATGTTCTGGGACACATTTATGTATTATATATTTTACTATATCTTTTTTGATTTGATCCCTGTTTACCTACCAGATGGACAACCGACAAATGGGCGGGCGATATTTGACTTGATTTGGCGTGGAGAACGATCGGACTTCGTCAAGAAAGCGTACGAAGAGGAATCCCGTGAAAGTGAAGAAGAACAAGGCTATACAGAAACACAAGAAGAAACGATTAATCGTCGGGATAGAGATGAACAAGAGCGCAGCGATCATACAAGATATGAGTCGGATAGTGAGACCCAGGGGCAATCCCATGAAAAGGAAGAAAGAAAAGGCTTTACAGATGCACAAGAAGAAACCATTAAAAGGCGGGATAGAGATGAACAGGAGCGAAGTGATCATACAAACCCTGAATCAGATAATAAAGATTGAAAAACTGGATAGTCGATGGAAAAGTATAGCAACCTCTTCTAAAAGGCAATGAAATTTTATTGCTATTATTTCTCTCCATATTAAAAGCTTGCAAAGGAGCCATTTAACCTCCTTTGCAAGCTTTTTCACCTATCCCTTATTCCGCTTGCGCCGCTGTTATCAGCGCTAATTTAAATACGTCATCTGCACTACATCCGCGTGATAGATCATTCACCGGCTTATTCAATCCCTGTAAAACCGGGCCTACCGCTTCATATCCTCCTAAGCGCTGGGCAATTTTATAGCCGATATTCCCAGCTTCCAGACTAGGGAAAATAAAGGTATTCGCATCCCCATTCAGAACAG
Proteins encoded:
- the argS gene encoding arginine--tRNA ligase, with amino-acid sequence MNVLEQTEDTLKQQIAHSVIQAELATAEELPTILLEKPKDKAHGDFATNIAMQLARIAKKAPRQIADDIVEHLDQSKASIEKVEIAGPGFINFFMKNDFLGDVIPTILQGADTYGQTNTGKGEKVQVEFVSVNPTGELHLGHARGAAFGDVLCNVFAAAGYNVEREYYINDAGNQIDNLALSVEARYLQALDKDVEMPENGYRGKDIIEIGKTLATEYGDKWADAEDVERLEFFKEYGLKAALGGIEEDLAAFGVQFDNWFSEMSLYKEDKIKDTLKVLDEGNYTYEKDGATWFRSSEFGDDKDRVLIKQDGNYTYLTPDIAYHQNKLDRGFDKIINVWGADHHGYVPRMRAAIQALGYPVEQFDVKIIQMVNLFEKGEKQKMSKRSGNAVSLRELMDEVGIDATRYFFMARSNDSQLDFDMDLARSETNDNPVYYVQYAHARICTMLKQAESKGFQVDGDYDATLLTAEKEIDLLKKLGEFPQTVADAAQKHTPHKITQYVFDLATLLHSFYNAEKVLDDSNREQTQARIALMKSVRITLHNALGLLGVSAPEKM
- a CDS encoding DUF1934 domain-containing protein, which codes for MSSQEIPVEVELRTTIEDNGQMEYNTIKHPGTLYQKGNLDVIIFEEETEEENVTTKNLLTIQSGKVNIKRTGEVKMNQQFLPNQTTENVYKHPYGVIHMETYTNSINYQPLYETDNGYLGISYSVKLNGQEERKHELALTFMEEGS
- a CDS encoding transglycosylase domain-containing protein — protein: MRKNFMKRKMNRFIFKIGIGTFILIISCVLGIYFISFLLGPPELTNEQNTVYYSNNGEIIGEEQGTENRHWIDLEDMSEEFIHATLLIEDQHFYNHIGFDFRRITRAVLRNIQSMSLKEGASTVTQQYARNLFLSHDKTWSRKLKEAFYTIRLEMFYSKDEILEGYLNTIYFGHGAYGIETASDHFFHKSAKELSLAESAMLAAIPNGPTYFSPLNNETNATNRQNQILGLMHAEDLISEQDYQAATEEVLVYSEQTERNTDSIGPHFQDTVLKEAAAILELDAEFIRSGGFQIHTTLDVDQQNHLENQIQSEMDTDSDIEIGAMAMNPDTGAIQALAGGKAYESSSFNRAIDAKRMPASTFKPFLYYAALHHGYTPSTMLTSKPTEFVLEDGEVYQPSNFNDNYANEPITLAQALALSDNVYAVKTNMFLGAQTLVDTAREFGFTSDLPAVPSLALGTATVSVEEMVKGYGMLANGGHEISSHTIDKIMDRDGEIVFEKDNEENEPVLDPQKAFILTHLLTGMFDSELDGYMPVTGSPIVDDLTRTYAGKSGTTNSDSWMIGYSPSLVTGVWTGYDDNRNMEIVAESAYARSIWSAFMEATHEGMEQESFHIPSGVVGVPIDPETGHRATPDCNSSRVMYFEVGTEPQSFCSEHHHENQENEDERGIFEQWFELFY
- a CDS encoding YwhD family protein, producing MSLDEPKKKNAFTIIKDDSTDGHGGYGAGTVSLENMSPVIISPTEGEAYVDMDVMHARSKVERRVKVVPDRDEVPNGTLYWFVWVNVERNENGPFYAGVAGSEFVVDRSIKRAYKSMPQHVTHMEKSLKGKIIVEHMDDQSKKLLKDFLVEFNEEMWANSTDELKQALPE
- a CDS encoding YwgA family protein, producing the protein MMTNHARLMQFFSVAKEVTGRKKMQKMIYILQKSHVPFEEKYHFHFYGPYSEELTLRIEELCNLGFIGEEKQDKSNYSQYQYTINPAGEAFLDQFHVDMPDISEQVEMLQNRTSRFLELVATMLYFEDLPVHETIEKVHAIKPKQQYTDEEMQDALNFIKKVKH
- a CDS encoding HD domain-containing protein; amino-acid sequence: MAYKDEQLNEEKVFKDPVHRYVHVKDRVIWDLIATPEFQRLRRIKQLGTTNYTFHGAEHSRFNHSLGVYEIVRRIIHNFEDRPHWNEDERLLSLCAALLHDLGHGPFSHSFENVFKLDHEDFTQRIILGETKVNKVLERVSTGFAQKVADVIAKTYEDKLVVSLISSQIDADRMDYLQRDAYFTGVSYGHFDMERILRVMRPIDDQVVIKSTGMHAVEDYIMSRYQMYWQVYFHPVTRSAEVILSRILHRAKHLYEADDYIFKLEPTHFLSFFTGNVTLEEYLKLDETIVHYYFQMWQEEADGILRDLCERFMNRRLFKYIEFNPNMQMQEWKELYQLFQHAGIDPEYYLVVDSSSDLPYDFYRPGEEEERLPIHLQMPNDELKELSRNSDIVDAISGKKRTDHKLYFPKDLLDGLSDERMKRRIKEILNERGEIENDD
- a CDS encoding lipoate--protein ligase family protein; the protein is MKNWKEIISHTTFRYLDHSNKNNFHQEAYTALTSFAVDDALVLSVSDKKTPPAIRLWVHPDTIVLGIPDARLPYVEEGIKLLSEQGHHVVVRNSGGLAVALDAGVLNISLILSGVKHISIYDCYEAMVSFVQYMLRDVTDEIEAYEIIGSYCPGDYDLSINGKKFAGISQRRIKDGASIQIYLDVEGNSQERAALLRDFYTVSKQNEETKFDYPTVNPEVMASLSELLGEHITVEDMKKRVYHALDDFSEEIVQTNFSEDELAAFEKRLEQMKKRNERIAGMQ